From Pseudanabaena sp. PCC 6802, one genomic window encodes:
- the nblS gene encoding two-component system sensor histidine kinase NblS, which produces MALVTLLVSLLMSGVTFWAVNDIQTDARLSDTRFGRDLGLLLADNVAHLVAEDNLAEVARLSKNFYDSSSSIRYILYADNNGEIYYGIPFSSSEVKNSLTIRRRIQIPKEPNTTPGRPQVRQHATPEGEVTDVFVNLTDSGKSLGTLAIGINPNPTAVVSSNLTLDVATAVFVSIWAMVILGAASNAVTITKPIKELVVGVQSIASGNFKQRIDLPFGGELGELIRSFNNMAIRLASYEEQNIEELTAEKAKLETLVSTIADGAVLLDADMKVMLANPAAIAILDLDASKVIGTNILQILPAPVATEISRPLLEIAVGEREGGEFRIMHAGEPGEGGFNHSLRFWIDTVMGTSNTVRGIAMTVQDITREVELNAAQSRFISNVSHELRTPLFNIKSFIETLYEYGDELTDEQKHEFLDTANRETDRLTRLVNDVLDLSRLESGKQYVFDAVDLNQTVEQTVRTYQLNARDKGVELRKEISPNLAKVWGNYDLLLQVLANLVGNALKFTNPGGQVFIRAYEWQDQNATIPHRSVNRVRVEVADTGIGIDSEDQRRIFDRFFRVENRVHTLEGTGLGLSIVRNIIEKHHSSVHLKSEVGVGTTFWFDLSVFQDKCDLPFVVASLDSVTPQVDPAVG; this is translated from the coding sequence ATGGCCTTAGTGACTCTGTTAGTTTCTCTACTCATGAGTGGGGTAACATTTTGGGCAGTTAATGACATTCAAACCGATGCTCGTCTCAGCGATACCAGGTTTGGACGAGATCTAGGTTTACTACTTGCCGATAATGTGGCGCATCTGGTTGCAGAAGATAACCTGGCAGAGGTAGCTCGACTATCTAAAAATTTTTACGATAGTAGTTCCAGCATTCGTTATATTCTCTACGCCGATAACAACGGTGAAATTTACTACGGCATTCCATTTTCCTCTAGCGAGGTCAAAAACTCCCTCACTATCCGCCGTCGCATTCAAATTCCCAAGGAGCCAAATACTACCCCCGGTCGTCCTCAAGTGCGCCAGCATGCTACTCCAGAGGGCGAGGTTACGGATGTATTTGTTAATCTTACCGACTCAGGCAAATCGCTCGGAACTTTAGCAATCGGGATTAACCCTAACCCTACCGCTGTAGTTTCTTCTAACTTGACGCTGGACGTGGCAACTGCTGTGTTTGTCTCCATCTGGGCAATGGTAATTTTGGGAGCAGCTTCTAACGCTGTCACGATTACGAAGCCGATCAAAGAACTGGTAGTTGGGGTGCAAAGTATTGCGAGCGGTAACTTCAAGCAAAGGATCGACCTGCCCTTTGGCGGTGAGTTGGGCGAACTCATCAGAAGCTTTAATAATATGGCGATCCGGCTGGCAAGCTACGAGGAGCAAAATATTGAGGAGTTAACGGCGGAAAAAGCGAAATTGGAAACTCTGGTATCGACGATCGCCGATGGAGCCGTGTTATTGGATGCCGATATGAAGGTGATGCTGGCAAACCCCGCTGCGATCGCTATCCTGGATTTAGATGCCAGCAAAGTTATTGGCACTAATATCTTGCAAATATTACCTGCCCCCGTGGCAACGGAGATCTCGCGGCCTTTACTGGAGATTGCTGTCGGAGAGCGCGAAGGCGGCGAATTTCGCATCATGCACGCCGGAGAACCAGGTGAAGGTGGGTTTAACCATTCTCTGCGCTTTTGGATTGACACTGTGATGGGAACTAGCAATACCGTCAGAGGTATTGCCATGACCGTGCAGGATATCACCCGCGAGGTAGAGCTAAATGCAGCTCAAAGTCGGTTTATCAGTAACGTCAGCCACGAACTGCGCACGCCATTGTTTAATATCAAGTCTTTCATTGAAACGCTGTATGAGTATGGTGATGAGTTAACCGACGAGCAAAAGCACGAGTTTCTCGATACAGCCAACCGAGAAACAGATCGCCTGACTCGCCTGGTCAATGATGTGCTGGATTTGTCGCGCCTAGAGTCCGGCAAGCAATATGTATTCGATGCTGTCGATCTCAATCAAACCGTCGAGCAAACCGTGCGCACGTATCAGCTTAACGCGCGCGATAAGGGAGTTGAATTGCGCAAGGAAATATCGCCAAATCTAGCTAAGGTTTGGGGCAACTACGACCTGTTGTTACAGGTACTTGCCAATCTAGTCGGTAATGCACTCAAGTTTACTAACCCTGGCGGTCAGGTTTTCATCCGTGCCTATGAATGGCAAGATCAAAACGCTACCATCCCCCATAGATCGGTTAACCGCGTCCGAGTTGAGGTGGCAGATACGGGTATTGGCATTGACTCTGAGGATCAGCGGCGGATTTTCGATCGCTTTTTCCGCGTAGAGAATCGCGTACATACCTTGGAAGGTACGGGATTGGGGTTATCCATCGTGCGCAACATTATTGAGAAGCACCATAGTAGCGTCCATCTCAAGAGCGAAGTCGGTGTTGGTACGACTTTTTGGTTCGATCTCAGCGTTTTCCAAGATAAATGCGATCTGCCCTTTGTGGTTGCGAGCCTCGACTCTGTCACTCCACAAGTCGATCCCGCCGTTGGTTAA
- a CDS encoding phospholipase D-like domain-containing protein: MNNWLLRQRQKHPWGIYALLFVLGLAIAIGIYFIFFRAEEKLDAKVPSLPQHPQIQVYMNHNESDSYTDRYRRILRYGDNLERILLDNINQADTSIDVAVQELRLPSIVKALIERQKAGVKVRLILDNTYNRSYSEYTSAEIAKLNSRAKQKYRDFFAFVDVNRDGKLSPTEISDRDAIVILKNSNLPYIDDTADNSRGTGLMHHKFMVIDEKVILAGSANYTMSDIHGDFSNPNSTGNANNLVRIENEEVAKLFTQEFDLMWGDGPGGQANSLFGSKKPYRKVKYVLVGDAQVRVKFSPDSRNLSFEQTSSGLIGTVLASGEQSADLALFVFSEPVLGNILETRQKKNVNVRVLVDSNFAYRNYATTLDMWGFVSTQDCKFGNGRPWAAPIKTAGIPSLSAGDLLHHKFATIDRHLVVTGSHNWSINANYNNDEAIVAINNPVVAAHFQREFDRLYANAILGPTVKLKKSAPTICPSKLKGIFKPENQTLVPAKTQAIESEETLPNE; the protein is encoded by the coding sequence ATGAATAATTGGTTATTGCGCCAACGTCAAAAACACCCGTGGGGTATTTATGCACTGTTGTTTGTATTGGGCTTGGCGATCGCCATTGGCATTTACTTCATTTTCTTTCGCGCCGAAGAAAAACTCGATGCCAAGGTGCCATCGCTCCCGCAGCACCCACAGATTCAGGTGTACATGAATCATAACGAATCTGATAGTTATACCGATCGCTACCGCCGTATCCTGCGCTATGGTGACAACCTGGAACGCATACTGCTCGACAACATCAACCAAGCTGATACGAGCATAGATGTAGCAGTACAGGAGTTGCGGTTGCCCAGTATTGTCAAAGCCTTAATCGAGCGCCAAAAAGCAGGAGTAAAAGTCCGTCTCATTCTGGACAATACCTACAATCGCAGTTATAGCGAATATACCTCAGCGGAAATTGCCAAACTCAATAGTAGAGCGAAACAAAAATATCGGGATTTCTTTGCGTTTGTCGATGTCAATCGAGATGGCAAATTAAGTCCCACTGAGATAAGCGATCGCGATGCTATTGTCATCCTGAAAAATTCCAATCTACCCTATATCGATGACACGGCAGACAATTCTCGCGGAACGGGGTTAATGCATCATAAATTCATGGTAATTGATGAGAAAGTCATACTGGCTGGCTCCGCCAACTATACCATGAGCGATATCCACGGTGATTTTAGCAATCCTAACTCCACTGGCAATGCCAATAACCTGGTCAGAATTGAGAACGAAGAGGTAGCCAAATTATTTACGCAGGAATTCGATCTTATGTGGGGCGATGGGCCAGGTGGACAGGCCAATAGCTTATTTGGTAGCAAGAAACCCTATCGCAAAGTCAAATACGTTCTGGTTGGAGATGCTCAGGTGCGGGTCAAATTCTCTCCCGATTCTAGAAATCTCTCCTTTGAGCAAACTAGCAGTGGCTTGATCGGTACCGTACTGGCTAGTGGCGAGCAATCTGCCGATCTAGCATTGTTTGTATTTTCGGAACCTGTCTTGGGCAATATCCTCGAAACTCGACAGAAAAAAAATGTTAATGTCCGGGTTCTGGTTGACTCGAATTTTGCCTACAGAAACTATGCCACCACTCTGGATATGTGGGGCTTTGTCTCCACGCAAGACTGTAAGTTTGGGAATGGTCGTCCTTGGGCAGCCCCAATTAAGACGGCTGGTATCCCTAGCCTATCAGCAGGAGATTTGCTCCATCACAAGTTTGCCACGATCGATCGACATCTTGTCGTCACTGGCTCGCATAACTGGTCGATTAATGCTAACTACAATAACGATGAAGCGATCGTTGCAATTAATAACCCAGTGGTAGCAGCACACTTTCAACGCGAATTCGATCGCCTGTATGCAAATGCTATTCTTGGCCCCACTGTCAAACTAAAGAAAAGCGCGCCGACTATCTGTCCGAGTAAACTTAAGGGGATATTCAAACCAGAGAACCAAACCCTAGTGCCAGCCAAAACGCAGGCGATCGAGTCAGAAGAAACGTTACCTAACGAGTAG
- the hslO gene encoding Hsp33 family molecular chaperone HslO has translation MADQLLRATAADGGIRAVGLISTQLTEEARRRHKMSAVATAALGRTMSAGLLLSSSMKKAEARINIRINGDGPLGVVFADAGLDGTVRGYVTNPQVELPPNDKGKLDVGKAVGRNGFVYVVKDTGYDYPYSSTVELVSGEIGEDLTHYLVSSEQTPSALLLGVFVDKTGVAAAGGLLLQVLPQAAHDVRLIELLESRISALTGFTPLLRQGKSLSGVMQDLLGDLGLEIFPETQLVRFQCKCSFDRVLGALKMLGEAELKDMIVKDDGAEATCHFCAQVYQADSDQLARLIDDLRADALSTR, from the coding sequence ATGGCTGACCAGTTACTTCGTGCCACTGCGGCTGACGGCGGTATTCGCGCCGTAGGCTTAATTTCAACTCAACTTACAGAAGAAGCACGCCGCCGTCACAAAATGTCAGCCGTGGCAACCGCCGCTCTCGGTCGGACAATGAGCGCGGGCTTGTTGCTATCCTCCAGCATGAAAAAGGCAGAAGCGCGTATTAATATCCGCATTAATGGTGACGGGCCTTTGGGTGTTGTGTTTGCAGATGCTGGCCTGGATGGCACGGTTAGAGGTTATGTCACCAATCCTCAAGTAGAACTGCCCCCCAACGACAAAGGTAAACTCGATGTGGGTAAAGCGGTAGGGCGCAATGGTTTTGTCTATGTAGTGAAGGATACTGGCTATGACTATCCCTACTCCAGTACGGTTGAACTGGTGTCCGGCGAAATCGGTGAAGATCTGACCCATTACCTTGTATCTTCCGAGCAAACACCTTCTGCCCTGTTACTAGGGGTATTTGTCGATAAAACTGGCGTAGCGGCGGCTGGTGGGCTACTTCTGCAAGTTTTACCCCAAGCAGCCCATGACGTGCGTTTGATCGAACTTCTAGAGTCTCGCATCAGTGCTTTGACTGGTTTTACCCCGTTACTGCGCCAGGGTAAATCTCTGTCTGGGGTTATGCAAGACCTGCTTGGCGATCTGGGTTTAGAGATATTCCCAGAAACACAGTTAGTCAGATTTCAATGCAAGTGCTCGTTCGATCGCGTTTTGGGAGCCTTGAAGATGCTGGGCGAGGCAGAGTTAAAGGACATGATTGTCAAGGATGACGGTGCTGAAGCGACCTGTCACTTTTGCGCGCAGGTCTACCAGGCAGATAGCGACCAACTCGCTCGACTGATCGACGACCTCAGAGCCGATGCCCTATCTACTCGTTAG
- the menA gene encoding 2-carboxy-1,4-naphthoquinone phytyltransferase produces MLQSAERAIPDPQDSAAKRKLWLAAIKPPMYSVAIIPITTGTAIAFHETGIMHWGVFANFLISAILILVWENLSNDVFDSETGIDRNKAHSIVNLTGKKSAIFWLANICLMLGILGVLAISWWQRNFVVVGLIALCCFLGYTYQGPPFRFGYRGWGEIICFFAFGPLAVSAAYYSQAQTYSWVALLASGIVGIVTSLILFCSHFHQAEDDIAAGKRSPIVKLGTSRSARLLPWLCGSIYALTLLGIGLGAFPIWTALVFTSLPAAIGLCTWVGRNHDRPELVNNCKFIAVGLHFWSGVCLGLGFIL; encoded by the coding sequence ATGCTGCAAAGCGCTGAGCGAGCCATTCCCGACCCACAAGATTCTGCTGCTAAGCGCAAGCTATGGCTGGCAGCTATCAAGCCACCTATGTACAGCGTTGCCATTATTCCGATTACGACTGGTACGGCGATCGCCTTCCATGAAACTGGCATTATGCACTGGGGCGTATTTGCGAATTTCTTAATCTCCGCAATTTTGATTCTGGTCTGGGAAAATCTGAGCAACGACGTGTTCGACTCTGAAACAGGCATAGATCGCAATAAGGCTCATTCCATTGTGAATCTGACTGGTAAGAAAAGCGCGATCTTTTGGCTGGCTAATATCTGCCTCATGCTGGGCATTCTTGGCGTACTAGCAATTTCCTGGTGGCAAAGGAATTTTGTGGTGGTGGGGCTAATTGCGCTCTGTTGCTTCTTGGGATATACCTACCAGGGACCTCCATTTCGATTTGGCTATCGCGGTTGGGGTGAGATTATCTGCTTCTTTGCCTTTGGGCCGTTAGCAGTATCAGCCGCCTATTACAGTCAGGCACAAACCTACTCCTGGGTAGCATTGCTCGCGTCGGGGATTGTTGGGATTGTCACCAGTCTAATTCTATTTTGCTCTCACTTCCACCAGGCAGAAGATGATATCGCGGCTGGCAAGCGATCGCCAATTGTCAAACTCGGTACATCTCGATCGGCTCGACTATTACCCTGGCTCTGTGGCAGCATTTACGCTTTGACGCTTTTGGGAATCGGTTTGGGCGCATTCCCAATCTGGACGGCACTGGTATTTACCAGCCTCCCGGCGGCGATCGGACTCTGCACCTGGGTAGGACGGAATCACGATCGCCCCGAATTGGTAAATAACTGCAAGTTCATCGCGGTTGGCTTGCACTTCTGGAGCGGAGTGTGCCTAGGTCTCGGTTTTATTCTTTAG
- a CDS encoding NAD(P)/FAD-dependent oxidoreductase yields MQTIIANSSDRYSSAKADPNAHHVVVVGGGFGGLYAAKELGKSPVQVTLLDKRNFHLFQPLLYQVATGGLSPADIASPLRAILAKHKNTRVLMGEVTGIDTQKQTLITRNGETIDYDTLVVATGVSHHYFGNDCWAEDAPGLKTLEDAVEMRRRILLAFEKAEKECDPQKRRALLTFAIVGGGPTGVELAGALAELAHGTLKSDFSSIDTTETEIVLIEGTDRILPTYPADLSLEAARALKSLGVQVKTQALVTEISDKVVAVRSGDRTDYITAENILWAAGVQASSMGKVLADCTGVQLDRAGRVIVEPDLSIANYPNIFVIGDLANYAHQGNKPLPGIAPVAMQQGKYVADLIEARLVEKKLPAFRYADWGNLAVIGKHAAVVDMRFLKFTGIPAWLIWTFLHIYYLIEFDNKLLVLTQWAWNYFTKQRGARLITGGEKKDEAT; encoded by the coding sequence ATGCAAACAATAATAGCTAATAGCTCCGATCGCTACAGTTCTGCCAAAGCCGATCCTAACGCTCATCATGTCGTAGTTGTGGGCGGTGGGTTTGGTGGGTTGTATGCGGCTAAGGAGCTAGGTAAATCCCCCGTGCAGGTTACTTTACTAGACAAGCGTAATTTTCATCTCTTTCAACCGCTACTCTACCAGGTGGCAACAGGCGGCTTATCCCCGGCGGACATTGCCTCTCCTTTGCGAGCCATCCTGGCAAAGCACAAAAACACAAGGGTGCTCATGGGTGAGGTTACCGGTATAGATACTCAAAAACAAACACTAATTACCCGCAACGGGGAAACTATTGACTACGACACGCTAGTCGTTGCCACTGGCGTGAGCCATCATTATTTTGGTAACGATTGCTGGGCAGAGGATGCTCCCGGACTTAAGACCCTAGAAGATGCCGTAGAAATGCGCCGTCGTATTTTACTGGCGTTTGAAAAGGCTGAAAAGGAATGCGATCCCCAAAAGCGGCGCGCCCTTCTGACGTTTGCGATCGTTGGGGGCGGTCCCACTGGTGTAGAACTGGCAGGGGCATTGGCCGAACTCGCTCATGGTACGCTGAAAAGCGACTTTAGCAGTATCGATACCACGGAAACGGAAATAGTATTGATTGAAGGTACCGATCGCATATTACCAACCTATCCTGCCGACCTATCCTTAGAGGCAGCGCGGGCGCTAAAGAGTCTTGGCGTGCAGGTTAAGACCCAAGCTCTAGTCACAGAAATTAGCGATAAGGTGGTGGCTGTTCGCAGTGGCGATCGCACAGACTACATCACGGCTGAAAACATCCTCTGGGCAGCGGGAGTGCAAGCATCGTCGATGGGAAAAGTTTTAGCCGACTGTACTGGCGTACAGCTAGATCGAGCTGGCCGAGTAATTGTCGAACCAGATCTAAGCATTGCCAACTATCCTAATATTTTTGTAATTGGCGATCTGGCAAACTATGCCCATCAAGGCAATAAACCCTTGCCTGGTATAGCTCCAGTCGCAATGCAGCAGGGAAAATACGTGGCAGACCTGATCGAAGCCCGACTGGTAGAAAAAAAATTACCAGCCTTTCGTTATGCAGATTGGGGTAACTTAGCTGTAATTGGCAAGCATGCGGCAGTAGTAGACATGCGCTTCTTAAAGTTTACGGGCATACCCGCATGGCTAATCTGGACTTTCTTACACATTTATTACCTAATTGAATTTGATAATAAGTTATTGGTATTGACTCAATGGGCTTGGAACTACTTTACTAAACAGCGAGGAGCAAGACTGATTACAGGGGGCGAGAAAAAGGATGAGGCGACCTAG
- a CDS encoding EndoU domain-containing protein: MGISIAIARAIALGVLTAILTIAIFIPANILQAQVLQSGTFTASRACAAPRAINGANPGNVRVSKNQKYNAIGFNSTKREYIWLEIPGVTPQRRWVSATCGTFSTVSNSSSSSAASSASSTSSIASSQPNNALLPFFDTSTSEVLVEVNRPQRRVVDITPPPPALNDFDRAVLRTCGPIGTKLKSSDVRRLLSEYPSVVSAIRAAVGGSLVAGRNSPAEFLDDLTSIWTKREGFEHIFCGELEGATKIGGLHFLGRYLQLQQNGQGGRLANNRDREEVIPGVLYTLGVVIKKDGQTWTDELKGYSYVNNAEELMLAATKAYKERGNAQGACILSVRDADSGKNYQAVFVKDRDAIVTFYPDATPQGRSCDR, translated from the coding sequence ATGGGAATTTCAATCGCGATCGCCAGAGCGATCGCTTTAGGTGTATTAACTGCAATACTAACGATCGCAATATTCATACCCGCCAACATCCTTCAAGCTCAGGTTCTGCAATCCGGCACATTCACTGCAAGCCGTGCTTGTGCTGCCCCTAGAGCGATAAATGGTGCAAACCCAGGCAATGTTCGGGTATCAAAGAACCAGAAATATAACGCGATCGGGTTTAATAGCACAAAGCGAGAATATATCTGGCTCGAAATTCCCGGTGTTACGCCGCAACGACGCTGGGTTAGTGCTACATGTGGCACATTTAGTACTGTCAGTAACAGCTCGTCGAGTAGTGCGGCAAGTAGTGCCTCAAGTACCTCTTCGATCGCTAGCAGCCAGCCCAATAACGCTCTCCTGCCATTTTTCGATACCTCTACCAGCGAAGTACTGGTAGAGGTGAACCGCCCCCAAAGGCGAGTTGTAGATATCACACCTCCACCGCCGGCGCTCAATGATTTCGATCGCGCAGTGTTGCGTACCTGCGGCCCAATTGGAACGAAGCTCAAGAGTAGCGATGTGAGGCGATTGCTATCCGAGTACCCATCCGTGGTCAGTGCTATTCGTGCTGCGGTCGGAGGCTCATTAGTCGCGGGGCGCAATTCGCCAGCAGAATTTTTGGACGATCTCACCTCAATTTGGACAAAGCGAGAGGGTTTCGAGCATATCTTTTGTGGCGAGCTAGAAGGAGCAACCAAAATTGGCGGTTTACATTTCTTGGGGCGATATCTGCAATTGCAGCAAAATGGGCAAGGCGGTCGTCTAGCGAATAACCGCGATCGCGAGGAAGTCATCCCTGGCGTGCTTTATACCTTGGGTGTAGTAATTAAGAAGGATGGGCAAACCTGGACTGACGAACTCAAGGGTTACTCCTATGTTAACAATGCTGAGGAGCTAATGCTTGCTGCCACCAAAGCCTATAAAGAGCGGGGGAACGCCCAGGGTGCATGTATTCTATCTGTACGGGATGCCGACTCAGGCAAAAACTATCAGGCAGTCTTTGTCAAAGATAGAGATGCGATCGTGACGTTTTATCCCGATGCTACTCCTCAAGGAAGATCTTGCGATCGCTAG